The genomic stretch CCTGGGCGAGGGATTGAAGATCCTCCTGCGTCGCTGTCCGTGCCGCCTCGCGGGCAAGGCCGACCTCGAAGAACATGCGCGCACCCTGAAAGGAGCGCTGCCCTTCCTCGGTCGACAGCATCTGCCGGACGGCGGGCGCCATACCGGTGAAAATATGACTGGCGGTCGGCATCAGCACCTTGGCGCGGGCGCCGTTGGTGAGTTCGACGAGCCCGGCCTTCTGTAGCGAGATCAACGCCTCGCGAATGGCCGGGCGGCCAACGCCGAAGCGCGCTTGCAGGTCACGCTCGGGCGGTAGCTGGTCTCCGGGCTTTAATTTGCCGGAGAGAATCTGGCCCTCGAGATGTGTGGCCACATGCTCGAAGAGTTTCTTGCGTTCTATGATTAGGGGGTCGACCATAGACCTTTCATACCATCATGCTTGACAACCATGCAACAGCTTGCAATGCTAAAAATGCGAGATCGAAAACGATGGCTGAGATGCTGCGAGCATCGGCCAGCGGCGGTTTGGGCCGCTCGCTCTTGCACGCCACATCGGCAGCCTGACTTGCTTGTTAAGACGGCGATCGCATCGCCAAGGGAGGAATTTGAATGAAAATCGCCATTCTGGGCGGCGGCGGAGCTATGGGCGGGATATTCGGGGGATATCTTGCACGCGCCGGCAATGACGTGACGCTCATCGACGTCTCCAAGGCGGCGGTGACGGCAATCAACGACAACGGCCTGACCATCGAAGAGAAGGATGGTTCGCAGCCGGTGATCAAGGTGCCGGCAAGCGACAATCCCGCAAGCGTCGGACCGGTCGATCTCATCATCAATTTCGTAAAGTGCTATCACACCGAAGTTGCGGTTCGGGCTGCAGCACCTATGATTGCCAAGGATACCGCGGTGCTCAGCCTGCAGAATGGCTGGGGCAATGCACCGCGCATTGCCTCAATTGTCGGCGAGGACCGAGTGCTGGTCGGCTTGACCTATCATGGCGGCACGCTACTGGCTCCCGGCCGCGTCAAGCATCCCGGTTCGGGCATGACTTATATTGGCGAGCTAACCGGCAAGCCGACCGAGCGCCTAGGCAAGGTCATCGAGACCTTCCGCGCCGCGCAGATTGAGACGACGCAGTCGGACAAGATCCTGAACGAGGTCTGGAAAAAGCTGGCGCTCAATGCCTGCACCCTGCCGGTTGCCGGGCTACTGCATTTCATGTCGCACGAACTCGTCGCCTTCGACGGCACCAAGAGCCTGATGGCCGCTATCCTCAAGGAGGTGGTTGCCGTTGCCACCGCGCAAGGCATCGCGCTCGACTACGACGAACGCTGGGCAGCGATCACCGGCCTGCTCGAAAACGCCGTTGGCGGCAAGGCGTCCATGCTGCAGGACGTCGAAGCCAGGCGGCAAACCGAGATCGAGGTCATCAACGGCGCCATCGTCGCGGCCGGCCAGCGCGTCGGCGTGCCGACCCCGCACAATGAGACGATGGTCTGGATGATCGAGGCCGTTGAGAGCCATTACCTCCAGGCCAAGGCTCAGTAGCGCCATGGCGCCCAGGCTGGAAATCAAGAACCTTTCCAAATTCTTCCCCGGCGTGCGGGCGCTCGATGACGTCTCGATGAGCGTGGATGGCGGGGAAATCCACGCACTGCTCGGCGAAAATGGGGCAGGCAAGTCAACCCTCGGCAAAATCGTCGCCGGTGTTTATCTGCGCGACCAGGGCACCATCCTTGTCGATGGTGTTGAAACCGGCCAGCCCGACGAAAAGGCTGCCGGCGATCTCGGTATCGGTATCGTGCATCAGGAAGGCTCGCTTGTGCCGCAGCTCTCGGTCGCCGAGAACATCTTCGCCGGCCGGCAGCCCACGCAATGGCTGGGTCAGGTCGATGTCCGCGCCATGCGGGATCGGGCCAGGGCGCTTA from Mesorhizobium sp. INR15 encodes the following:
- a CDS encoding ketopantoate reductase family protein — encoded protein: MKIAILGGGGAMGGIFGGYLARAGNDVTLIDVSKAAVTAINDNGLTIEEKDGSQPVIKVPASDNPASVGPVDLIINFVKCYHTEVAVRAAAPMIAKDTAVLSLQNGWGNAPRIASIVGEDRVLVGLTYHGGTLLAPGRVKHPGSGMTYIGELTGKPTERLGKVIETFRAAQIETTQSDKILNEVWKKLALNACTLPVAGLLHFMSHELVAFDGTKSLMAAILKEVVAVATAQGIALDYDERWAAITGLLENAVGGKASMLQDVEARRQTEIEVINGAIVAAGQRVGVPTPHNETMVWMIEAVESHYLQAKAQ
- a CDS encoding FCD domain-containing protein — translated: MVDPLIIERKKLFEHVATHLEGQILSGKLKPGDQLPPERDLQARFGVGRPAIREALISLQKAGLVELTNGARAKVLMPTASHIFTGMAPAVRQMLSTEEGQRSFQGARMFFEVGLAREAARTATQEDLQSLAQALEANRLAIGDRDRFTSTDIAFHFELARIARNLVFVALHDQISEWLKEQRIVTLAADGQEQTAYEAHRAIYDGIVAREPDRAEQAMREHLDQLTTMFWRQRSSHHEVADHDTGDRATGDHNE